The following coding sequences are from one Triticum dicoccoides isolate Atlit2015 ecotype Zavitan chromosome 4A, WEW_v2.0, whole genome shotgun sequence window:
- the LOC119287631 gene encoding protein KINESIN LIGHT CHAIN-RELATED 1-like produces MRRLHRSLLLAARSSPLARHRPPLPVPLHPLFPLHRPPPPRTLPFSTAALPTPPPRDGAPTAQPTADALASLEAAERQESSGDHQKALDLALKALGPLQEAHGGWSLPIARALRLAGAATCRLGSLADSLDSLEAAAEIVDPLQGGGAEAATVAAAVHDQLARTKTAIGRRWEAVASFQRALELKCRFLGAGSAELGDAYRDAAEAYAGVLCFDKALPLCLKALEIAEKRSGEGSAEAAKVRRVLVVAYTGLGRSEEALEQNELVRMEYERLGLDAELSLIEIDGASLRILLGRTEDAMNELKKVMKRANKESEERALAFVAMAKILCSEERSSDSRRCLEIARETLDAKRSVNTERIAGAYTEISMLYESMNEFEMSLCLMKKTLAFLEGASGMQHIQGSISARMGFLLLLTKRIDESVPFLEKAIEKLKNCFGPMHFGLGFAYKHLGEAYIEMGQPESSIKFFGLASDIINAAFGPKHEDSIEILQCTANAYGLMGSYKNAMDFQQRVIDAYESCGPGSDYEIREAHRLLEQIRKKAEGSPSAVFPANTLPVLPEN; encoded by the exons ATGCGGCGCCTCCACAGatccctcctcctcgccgcccgctcCAGCCCCCTCGCCCGCCACCGACCCCCACTCCCTGTCCCTCTCCATCCCCTTTTCCCTCTCCACCGCCCCCCGCCTCCCCGCACCCTCCCCTTCTCCACCGCAGCCCTACCCACGCCCCCTCCCCGCGATGGGGCGCCGACCGCCCAGCCCACCGCCGACGCCCTCGCCTCCCTCGAGGCCGCCGAGCGCCAGGAGTCCTCGGGCGACCACCAGAAGGCCCTCGACCTCGCCCTCAAGGCGCTCGGGCCCCTGCAGGAGGCCCACGGCGGCTGGTCGCTCCCCATCGCGCGCGCGCTCCGCCTCGCGGGCGCCGCGACCTGCCGCCTCGGCTCCCTCGCCGACAGCCTCGACTCCCTGGAGGCCGCCGCCGAGATCGTCGATCCCCTGCAGGGCGGGGGCGCCGaggccgccaccgtcgccgccgccgtgcACGACCAGCTCGCGCGCACCAAGACGGCCATCGGCCGCCGGTGGGAAGCCGTGGCCAGCTTCCAGcgcgcgctggagctcaagtgccggTTCCTGGGTGCAGGGAGCGCGGAGCTGGGCGATGCTTACAGGGACGCCGCCGAGGCCTACGCGGGGGTGCTGTGCTTTGATAAGGCGCTGCCGTTGTGTCTGAAGGCGTTGGAGATTGCGGAGAAGCGGTCCGGTGAGGGCTCCGCCGAGGCGGCCAAGGTCCGGCGGGTCCTCGTGGTTGCTTATACCGGGCTGGGTCGCAGCGAGGAGGCGTTGGAGCAGAATGAGCTTGTTAGGATGGAGTATGAGAggttggggctggatgcagagcttTCTCTGATTGAAATCGACGGGGCCAGCCTGCGCATTCTGTTGGGGAGAACAGAGGACGCGATGAATGAACTTAAGAAGGTGATGAAGCGGGCTAACAAGGAAAGCGAGGAGCGTGCACTAGCATTTGTCGCGATGGCGAAGATTTTGTGCTCTGAGGAGAGGTCCAGCGACTCGAGGCGGTGCTTGGAGATTGCTCGTGAGACTCTTGATGCAAAGCGTTCCGTAAACACTGAGCGGATCGCTGGGGCATACACCGAGATATCAATGTTGTACGAGTCAATGAATGAATTCGAGATGTCTTTGTGTTTGATGAAGAAAACACTTGCATTTCTCGAGGGTGCCTCAGGGATGCAGCACATTCAGGGGAGCATCTCTGCAAGGATGGGTTTTCTCCTCCTGCTGACAAAACGAATTGATGAGTCTGTTCCTTTTCTGGAGAAAGCTATTGAGAAGCTGAAGAACTGCTTTGGACCAATGCATTTTGGGTTAGGATTTGCTTACAAGCATCTGGGCGAGGCTTATATTGAAATGGGCCAACCGGAATCATCTATTAAATTCTTTGGTCTTGCAAGTGACATCATTAATGCTGCATTTGGGCCGAAACATGAGGATTCCATTGAGATCCTTCAGTGCACTGCAAATGCGTATGGACTGATGGGGAG CTACAAGAATGCCATGGATTTTCAACAACGAGTTATAGATGCTTATGAAAGCTGTGGCCCTGGTTCAGACTATGAGATAAGAGAAGCTCATAGGCTTCTAGAGCAGATAAGGAAGAAGGCAGAAGGATCACCTTCTGCAGTATTTCCTGCAAACACATTGCCCGTGCTTCCTGAAAACTGA